The proteins below are encoded in one region of Fimbriimonadaceae bacterium:
- a CDS encoding flagellar basal body L-ring protein FlgH, whose product MRQALFLAAALLATLAGAQQTEEKTNPGSLVTPSYQNPYLDRVARRVGDLLTVIVDEQNTANYTASTEATKNDKTSFSFSFVNNILNRLFRPLSASASSSVKGDGKTNQTGTMQTRMSVLVKQVLPNGNLLIEGKRTLVTNKETQTFVLSGEIRPYDIKPDNTVKSTQIANAEIRMEGKGMIQDRQRKGLITTILDIFF is encoded by the coding sequence GTGAGGCAGGCTCTCTTCCTGGCTGCGGCCTTGCTGGCCACTTTGGCGGGCGCGCAGCAGACCGAGGAAAAGACGAACCCGGGTTCGCTTGTGACTCCGAGCTACCAGAACCCTTATCTGGACCGAGTGGCCCGGAGGGTAGGCGACCTCCTCACCGTCATCGTCGACGAGCAGAACACGGCGAACTACACGGCCAGTACCGAGGCGACCAAGAACGATAAGACGTCGTTCAGCTTCAGCTTCGTGAACAACATTTTGAACCGGCTCTTCCGGCCGTTGTCCGCTTCGGCGAGCAGCAGCGTCAAGGGGGACGGCAAGACGAACCAGACGGGGACGATGCAGACCCGGATGAGCGTGCTCGTCAAGCAAGTCTTGCCGAACGGCAACCTCTTGATCGAAGGAAAGCGGACGCTCGTCACGAACAAGGAGACTCAGACCTTCGTTCTTTCCGGCGAGATCCGGCCCTATGACATCAAGCCGGACAACACGGTCAAGAGCACCCAGATCGCCAACGCGGAAATCCGCATGGAAGGCAAGGGAATGATCCAAGACCGCC
- the flgG gene encoding flagellar basal-body rod protein FlgG produces the protein MMRALNTAGTGMVAQQTNLDVIANNLANTNTYGFKGQRAEFQDVMYQTIRASGAPTGGESTLPGPAQIGLGSRFSGNSTSLSLGSIQSTGNPYDLAINGNGFFQVTHPDGTVLYTRDGSFKTDASGNLVTVDGYLVEPPVNVPTGASAVTIAGNGQITAILPGSQEPTEIGVLQLAVFPNPAGLTRVGQNLFRAGGGSGDPTALNPGDQGAGTIYQGALEGSNVQVVEEMVRMITAQRSYEINSKAIQTADDMLSILNGMKR, from the coding sequence ATGATGAGAGCACTGAACACTGCAGGCACCGGCATGGTCGCCCAGCAGACGAACTTGGACGTTATCGCGAACAACCTCGCGAACACAAACACCTACGGATTCAAGGGCCAAAGGGCAGAGTTCCAGGACGTCATGTACCAGACGATCCGGGCTTCCGGCGCCCCGACCGGCGGGGAATCGACCCTTCCGGGCCCCGCCCAGATCGGCCTGGGCTCCCGCTTCTCGGGCAACTCGACCTCGCTCTCCCTGGGCTCGATCCAGAGTACGGGCAACCCCTACGACTTGGCCATCAACGGCAACGGCTTCTTCCAGGTGACGCACCCGGACGGCACGGTGCTCTACACACGGGACGGCAGCTTTAAGACCGACGCCAGCGGCAACCTGGTCACGGTCGACGGCTACCTTGTCGAGCCGCCCGTCAACGTTCCGACCGGGGCGAGCGCGGTCACGATCGCCGGCAACGGGCAGATCACGGCCATCCTCCCGGGCTCCCAAGAACCCACCGAGATCGGCGTGCTGCAGCTTGCCGTTTTCCCGAACCCGGCCGGTCTGACCCGGGTCGGGCAGAACCTCTTCCGCGCAGGCGGAGGGTCGGGCGACCCGACCGCTTTGAACCCGGGCGACCAGGGGGCGGGCACGATCTACCAGGGCGCGCTGGAAGGGTCGAACGTGCAGGTTGTCGAAGAAATGGTCCGCATGATCACGGCGCAACGCTCCTATGAGATCAACTCAAAGGCGATCCAGACCGCCGACGACATGCTCAGCATCCTGAACGGGATGAAGAGGTAA
- a CDS encoding flagellar hook-basal body protein, with amino-acid sequence MQRGVYSAATAMESAQQWLDVVSHNLANAATVGYKRDVASFDDGLVRYLRADGGSGALLGSIGAGAVAKGIATDFSTGPETMTGNPLDVAIKSGNGAFAVQTPQGVRFTRDGSFSINTARQLTDQQGRLVLDENRQPITLPRGEPSIEADGSVKVQDHVVGKIGVFSGSFAKAGFGLFESNDARPIAAPELLPRTLEMSNVNVVSEMIAMIRLNRAFELAQRSVQSQDASTDRLIQSLQGR; translated from the coding sequence ATGCAAAGGGGTGTTTATTCCGCGGCCACGGCGATGGAAAGCGCCCAGCAATGGCTGGACGTGGTTTCCCATAACCTGGCAAACGCGGCGACCGTCGGCTACAAGCGCGACGTGGCCTCGTTCGACGACGGACTCGTCCGCTACTTACGGGCGGACGGTGGATCGGGCGCCCTTCTCGGCAGCATCGGGGCGGGCGCGGTCGCCAAAGGCATCGCGACCGATTTCAGCACCGGCCCCGAGACGATGACGGGCAACCCGCTCGACGTCGCCATCAAGAGTGGCAACGGAGCCTTCGCGGTGCAAACCCCGCAAGGCGTCCGCTTCACCCGCGACGGCAGCTTCAGCATCAACACGGCCCGGCAGCTCACCGACCAACAGGGACGCCTCGTCTTGGACGAGAACCGCCAGCCGATCACTTTGCCGCGGGGCGAGCCTTCGATCGAGGCGGACGGCTCCGTCAAGGTGCAGGACCATGTCGTCGGCAAGATCGGCGTCTTCTCCGGGAGCTTCGCCAAGGCCGGTTTTGGACTCTTCGAATCGAACGACGCGCGGCCTATCGCCGCGCCCGAACTCCTCCCACGCACGCTCGAAATGAGCAACGTGAACGTTGTCAGCGAGATGATCGCGATGATCCGACTCAACCGAGCTTTCGAACTGGCCCAACGCAGCGTGCAGAGCCAGGACGCAAGCACTGACCGACTGATCCAGAGCCTCCAAGGTCGCTAA